A region of Selenomonadales bacterium 4137-cl DNA encodes the following proteins:
- a CDS encoding glycosyltransferase family 39 protein → MKSSHAILRWGFSSWLAVGIAGILITPVLYLFSNGFGEQGEVTFSTVSWLLANGNPLYVGPDSAERYSLQHGPIVYFVVGYIMKAFGPSYLTAKVATVGALMLSIAFSWLLFRKRLSRVDSVCLLGLEAWLFMHWPYTYLIRPDALMLLCVTAGLYFVEALQKRSQLIIVIALLLGLMINLKIHGFIYFLPILYLVYRSFGARTVAVIGGLSILLAVVPFLSPYVSLTNYLFWLSGSINHGIMVGRIVAKILLVAAIVILPVAVGKLCGINLRSFYLSHRPLLLVVFVATVLPSIIGSKVGSGTNHLIPLIPTFMYLYMLFIGYVRQKQASWQPSAVSPGARYLSVALITLIVVIVTIGGINPQKRMVEKIKASGGETIIQDLRRLEADYAGCTLAIGYGEKDSMLYSNITPLPVFHGSPYLIDMVALGDMAGSGVTIPAATAQKLNDGAIRVWLIPRGEKPFAYYLFNGSFRDNFLNHYQMAGKTKYFDVWVYRSMDRAKLNSNQAF, encoded by the coding sequence TTGAAAAGTAGCCATGCGATTCTGCGCTGGGGTTTTAGCTCCTGGCTGGCTGTCGGCATTGCCGGTATTTTAATAACCCCGGTTCTTTATTTGTTCAGCAACGGTTTTGGCGAGCAAGGCGAGGTAACGTTTTCTACCGTTTCCTGGTTGTTGGCAAATGGTAACCCGTTATATGTGGGCCCGGATTCAGCCGAGCGTTACAGCCTGCAGCACGGGCCAATAGTTTATTTTGTCGTCGGCTATATTATGAAAGCGTTCGGTCCAAGTTATCTGACAGCGAAGGTTGCCACTGTCGGCGCTCTGATGCTTTCGATTGCGTTTTCCTGGCTGCTGTTTAGAAAACGTCTTTCGAGAGTGGACAGCGTCTGCTTGCTGGGTCTGGAAGCATGGCTTTTTATGCACTGGCCTTACACATATCTGATCCGCCCGGATGCATTGATGCTTTTGTGCGTAACTGCGGGCCTTTATTTTGTCGAAGCTTTGCAGAAACGGTCTCAGTTGATCATTGTCATCGCCCTACTTTTGGGGTTGATGATAAATCTTAAGATACACGGCTTTATATATTTTTTGCCGATCTTATACCTCGTGTACAGGAGCTTTGGGGCAAGAACCGTTGCCGTTATCGGCGGTCTATCAATATTATTGGCCGTTGTGCCATTCTTATCGCCATATGTATCACTGACAAATTATTTATTTTGGCTGTCAGGCTCGATTAATCACGGTATAATGGTCGGTCGAATTGTCGCCAAGATATTGCTTGTTGCTGCAATCGTTATATTGCCTGTCGCGGTCGGGAAATTATGCGGCATTAACTTGCGATCATTTTACTTGAGCCACAGGCCCCTTCTTCTCGTTGTATTTGTCGCCACGGTTTTGCCGTCGATAATAGGCTCAAAGGTAGGAAGCGGCACTAACCACCTAATACCGCTTATTCCCACGTTTATGTACTTATATATGCTATTTATCGGTTATGTCAGGCAAAAACAGGCCTCTTGGCAGCCGTCAGCCGTTTCTCCGGGGGCGCGATACTTGAGCGTCGCGCTGATAACGCTGATTGTTGTCATTGTGACTATCGGCGGCATCAATCCCCAAAAAAGAATGGTTGAGAAAATAAAGGCTAGCGGCGGGGAGACAATTATCCAAGATCTACGGCGCCTGGAGGCTGATTATGCGGGATGTACGCTAGCTATCGGCTATGGAGAAAAGGATAGTATGCTTTACAGCAATATTACTCCTTTGCCGGTTTTTCACGGAAGCCCGTATCTCATCGATATGGTCGCCCTAGGGGATATGGCAGGCTCGGGCGTAACTATACCGGCCGCAACGGCCCAGAAACTGAACGACGGCGCGATAAGGGTCTGGCTTATTCCCAGGGGGGAAAAACCCTTCGCTTATTATTTGTTTAACGGCTCGTTTAGAGATAATTTTTTAAATCACTATCAAATGGCTGGTAAAACCAAATACTTCGATGTCTGGGTTTACCGCAGCATGGACAGAGCTAAATTAAACTCCAATCAGGCATTTTGA
- the rsgA gene encoding ribosome small subunit-dependent GTPase A has product MENINLELYGLTPRFSQEATLYEGLFIARVTEQHRDLYKLIGERGEYNAAVAGKLAYSAAGGADFPAVGDWVMTDRADDSAGTAVIRHILTRKSLFARKAAGTAVATQIIAANIDTVFICMALNADFNLRRLERYLTVAFDSMAAPVIVLTKADLCGDLAARLAEVSAVAVGADTVVSSGKEDGGHRDILPYIGAGKTIAFIGSSGVGKSTLINRLLGKELLATREIRADDGRGRHTTTHRQLLLLPGGGIVIDTPGMRELQLDHGDLAGAFADIEALAANCKYNDCSHTQEPGCAVRKAIETGALPAERLASYEKLQKEIGYEGLNSRQLEQEKIRRMFGGLGEMKQVMRNAKNKHKR; this is encoded by the coding sequence ATGGAAAACATAAATCTGGAACTATACGGGCTGACCCCGCGGTTCAGCCAGGAAGCCACCCTCTACGAGGGTCTGTTCATCGCCAGGGTAACCGAGCAGCACCGCGACCTCTACAAACTAATCGGCGAGCGGGGCGAATACAACGCCGCCGTCGCCGGCAAACTGGCCTATAGCGCCGCCGGCGGCGCGGATTTCCCGGCGGTCGGCGACTGGGTCATGACCGACAGGGCTGACGACTCCGCCGGTACCGCCGTCATCCGCCACATCCTCACCCGCAAAAGCCTGTTCGCCCGCAAGGCAGCCGGCACGGCCGTCGCCACGCAGATAATCGCCGCCAACATCGACACCGTCTTCATCTGCATGGCCCTCAACGCCGACTTCAACCTGCGCCGCCTGGAACGCTACCTCACCGTCGCCTTCGACAGCATGGCCGCACCGGTCATCGTCCTCACCAAAGCCGACCTCTGCGGAGACCTGGCCGCGCGGCTCGCCGAAGTCTCCGCCGTCGCCGTCGGCGCCGATACCGTCGTCTCCTCCGGCAAAGAGGATGGCGGCCACCGGGATATCCTCCCCTATATCGGCGCAGGAAAGACGATCGCCTTCATCGGCTCGTCCGGCGTCGGCAAATCGACGCTCATCAACCGCCTCCTGGGCAAGGAACTCCTCGCCACCAGGGAAATCCGCGCGGACGACGGCCGAGGGCGGCACACCACCACCCACCGCCAATTGTTGCTGCTTCCCGGAGGCGGCATCGTCATCGACACCCCCGGCATGCGCGAACTGCAGCTCGATCACGGCGACCTGGCCGGAGCCTTCGCCGACATCGAAGCGTTGGCCGCGAACTGCAAATACAACGACTGCTCCCACACCCAAGAGCCCGGCTGCGCGGTCCGCAAAGCCATCGAAACCGGCGCCTTGCCCGCGGAACGCCTTGCCAGTTACGAAAAACTGCAAAAGGAAATCGGCTACGAGGGCCTCAACTCCCGCCAACTGGAGCAGGAAAAAATCCGCAGAATGTTCGGCGGCCTGGGAGAAATGAAACAGGTCATGCGGAACGCAAAAAACAAACACAAAAGATAA
- a CDS encoding lactate utilization protein: protein MDFDRTIAALEKNGYRVTCFATAEDAARYLEGGITGKSVGFGDSDTLRRMGLFERLAARNRVVDPQHCAAGKSFTDTARECLTTEVFLTSVNALAATGELVNIDGTGNRLAGSLFGHQKVYFVVGANKIAPTLEAAVWRARNVAAPRNAARLGLRTPCARRGDRCYDCASPDRICNGMLIHFKKMNDIDMEVVLIDEELGF from the coding sequence GTGGATTTCGACCGGACGATTGCCGCGCTTGAGAAGAACGGCTACCGGGTAACCTGCTTCGCAACGGCCGAGGACGCGGCCCGCTATCTGGAAGGCGGTATAACCGGCAAGTCGGTAGGGTTCGGCGATTCCGACACTTTGCGGCGCATGGGGCTGTTCGAACGGCTCGCCGCCCGCAACAGGGTCGTCGATCCCCAGCACTGCGCCGCCGGGAAGTCGTTTACGGATACGGCGAGGGAATGCCTGACGACGGAAGTTTTTCTGACATCCGTCAACGCTTTGGCGGCAACCGGGGAGCTGGTAAATATCGACGGGACGGGCAACCGTCTGGCCGGTTCGCTGTTTGGCCATCAGAAGGTGTATTTCGTTGTCGGCGCCAATAAGATCGCACCGACGCTGGAGGCGGCCGTGTGGCGCGCCCGCAACGTGGCCGCGCCCCGCAACGCGGCGCGGCTGGGGCTGAGGACGCCCTGCGCCCGGCGCGGGGACCGCTGCTACGATTGCGCCAGCCCGGACCGCATCTGCAACGGGATGTTGATTCATTTCAAGAAGATGAACGACATCGATATGGAAGTGGTGCTGATAGACGAAGAGCTTGGCTTTTGA